A single Hippocampus zosterae strain Florida chromosome 17, ASM2543408v3, whole genome shotgun sequence DNA region contains:
- the eef2kmt gene encoding protein-lysine N-methyltransferase EEF2KMT, translating into MEPVESTNFHSRKQNRSDILKQFQSRYFATSRLVSFPWRLLENELERSNSSDVILEILKRTCLHALCRKFPPSPRYRKCFLSELIKRVEAAECEPLDELYDALAEVVAAQDVAEGYRTYLLPCGNSVSLLENVALISEGTTGLVTWEAALYLAEWALDHAHIFAGRKVLELGSGAGLTGVAVCHSCAPSSYVFSDCHQSVLQRLCDNLSINGLLNNKTNTSRTEVRVQELDWTDVTEERLNDVGADVVIAADVVYDPDVIAVLVQLLSKILKRGGVRVPSEVFICSTVRNPQTYAGFKHSLSAAGIGHRVMSGAVNHVFEYNRESEIELVQLFACQ; encoded by the exons ATGGAGCCTGTTGAGTCAACCAATTTTCACTCAAGAAAGCAAAACAGAtctgacattttaaaacaattccaATCGCGGTATTTCGCTACCAGTCGCCTCGTTTCATTCCCCTGGAGG CTTTTAGAAAATGAGCTTGAACGCAGCAACTCATCGGACGTCATTTTAGAAATCCTCAAACGG ACGTGTCTTCACGCCCTGTGTCGTAAGTTTCCGCCGTCGCCGCGATACAGGAAGTGCtttctctctgagctcataaaACGG GTGGAAGCCGCAGAGTGCGAACCTCTTGATGAGCTCTATGATGCTCTGGCAGAGGTAGTGGCGGCCCAAGATGTGGCAGAGGGATACCGGACCTACTTACTG CCGTGCGGGAACAGCGTCAGCTTGTTGGAGAATGTGGCTTTAATCTCAGAGGGGACAACGGGCCTGGTGACATGGGAGGCAGCCCTCTACCTAGCCGAGTGGGCCTTGGACCACGCGCATATTTTTGCTGGAAG GAAAGTTCTGGAGCTGGGCAGCGGTGCGGGTCTGACCGGCGTCGCTGTGTGTCATTCGTGCGCTCCTTCCTCATACGTCTTCAGTGATTGTCACCAAAGTGTCCTCCAGAGACTTTGTGACAACTTGAGCATCAACGGACTcctcaacaacaaaacaaacaccagtAGGACAGAAGTCAGAGTGCAAGAGCTGGACTGGACGGATGTGACGGAGGAACGCTTGAATGACGTCGGTGCAGACGTGGTCATAGCAGCAG ATGTGGTGTATGATCCTGACGTGATTGCAGTTCTGGTCCAGCTTCTGTCCAAGATCCTGAAGCGTGGTGGTGTTCGGGTCCCCTCTGAGGTTTTCATCTGCTCTACTGTCAGGAACCCGCAGACGTACGCCGGTTTCAAGCACAGTCTAA GTGCTGCTGGGATCGGCCACCGGGTGATGAGTGGAGCTGTCAATCACGTCTTTGAGTACAACAGAGAGTCTGAAATCGAGCTTGTTCAATTGTTTGCgtgtcaataa
- the pigq gene encoding phosphatidylinositol N-acetylglucosaminyltransferase subunit Q isoform X1, with product MLDNKKKEDESAMVLKVFFPQSCNLAASGLLVGRWIPEHDSAVVLAVIHYPFIPSHVKRYIQQMASESRVKLSVLGSWSLPQEGEEGMDSFLRDLGTMFPHQRWLQISRRLGQKGFTCRLLGCTPPPKEVKKSEDEEEENEEEKEKVIFVHYEQRKVMLSQLHPIQNGIPESKDGSLSELRQVFHTVSSSGPLFFLDKYDDGPLKSTHWQSEGREGSIIVELLKRASVPVCMLLRRILAVWTWICSMRVFEVFPLPFLWSKLSSCVQLSYRTQLLKTLSSHKPAENHTQFIRKANVFVSFLVDVGLGLLLASWLYRDNHISMIANMLVPAADHVAKELQDLLQWLMGAPAGLKMNRALDQVLGRFFLYHIHLWINYVHLLSPFMESILWYGGLLACLGLTFALSLLSDMVALLTFHIYCFYVYGARSHSRLLYCLKIYGLSSLWRLFRGKKWNVLRQRVDSCSYDMDQLFIGTLLFTILLFLLPTTALYYLVFTLLRLVIVLFQGVIHLSVDFINSFPLFAMGLRVCRPYRLAEGVRFRVLSEEPGSALHLLMEINPLKSSAVVDTYRLPTYSCYPQHSWGALAKKLFVGELIYPWTHTSAKGHAAKAD from the exons ATGCTTGAcaataa GAAGAAAGAAGACGAATCAGCGATGGTTCTGAAGGTGTTCTTCCCTCAAAGCTGCAACCTTGCAGCTAGCGGTCTGCTGGTGGGCCGCTGGATCCCCGAACATGACTCTGCAGTGGTGCTGGCCGTGATCCACTACCCATTCATCCCCAGCCATGTCAAACGCTACATACAGCAG ATGGCGTCCGAGAGCCGAGTGAAACTGTCCGTGTTGGGCTCGTGGAGTTTGCCCCAGGAGGGCGAGGAGGGCATGGACAGCTTCCTAAGGGACCTGGGCACCATGTTCCCCCACCAGCGTTGGCTCCAGATCAGCCGCCGCCTGGGCCAGAAAGGCTTCACCTGCCGCCTCCTCGGATGCACCCCGCCACCGAAGGAGGTGAAGAAGagtgaggatgaggaagaggagaatgaggaagagaaggagaagGTGATCTTTGTCCACTACGAGCAGAGAAAAGTGATGTTGTCACAGCTACATCCCATCCAGAACGGCATCCCAGAATCCAAAGATGGTTCGCTGTCTGAGTTGAGACAG GTGTTCCACACGGTGTCTAGCAGCGGCCCCCTGTTTTTCTTGGACAAATATGACGATGGTCCCCTGAAATCCACCCACTGGCAGTCTGAAGGTCGAGAGGGAAGCATCATTGTGGAGCTCCTGAAACGGGCCTCCGTGCCGGTCTGCATGCTTCTCAGACGGATCCTGGCCGTGTGGACTTGGATCTGCAGCATGCG GGTCTTTGAGGTTTTCCCACTGCCCTTCCTGTGGTCCAAATTGTCGTCCTGTGTACAGCTAAGCTACAGGACCCAGCTCCTCAAGACACTCAGCTCACATAAACCAGCCGAGAATCACACGCAATTCATCAG AAAGGCCAATGTGTTTGTGTCCTTCCTGGTGGATGTGGGTCTGGGTCTTTTGCTGGCCTCCTGGCTCTACAGAGACAACCACATTAGCATGATAGCCAACATGCTAGTTCCTGCTGCTGAT CACGTTGCTAAGGAGCTTCAGGATCTGCTCCAATGGCTCATGGGCGCCCCGGCTGGGCTGAAGATGAACCGGGCCTTGGACCAGGTGTTGGGCCGCTTCTTCCTCTATCACATCCACCTGTGGATCA ATTACGTGCACCTGCTGTCACCATTTATGGAGTCCATCCTGTGGTACGGCGGCCTGTTGGCGTGCCTGGGTTTGACCTTTGCCCTCTCGTTGCTCTCCGACATGGTGGCGCTGCTCACCTTCCACATCTACTGCTTCTACGTCTACGGAGCCAGGTCTCATAGTCGCCT ACTCTATTGCCTGAAGATCTATGGCCTCTCTTCGCTCTGGCGGCTCTTCAGAGGCAAGAAGTGGAACGTTCTGAGGCAAAGAGTTGACTCCTGTTCCTACGACATGGACCAG CTCTTCATTGGTACGCTGCTGTTTACCATCCTACTTTTCCTGCTGCCGACCACCGCGCTTTACTACTTGGTCTTCACACTg tTGCGTCTTGTGATCGTCCTATTTCAGGGCGTCATCCATCTGAGTGTGGATTTCATCAACTCCTTCCCGCTCTTCGCCATGGGCCTTCGGGTGTGTCGTCCGTACAGACTCGCCG AGGGTGTGAGATTCAGGGTGCTGAGTGAGGAGCCCGGATCTGCTCTTCACCTGCTCATGGAG atTAACCCGCTGAAGAGCAGCGCTGTGGTCGACACTTACCGCTTACCCACTTACAGCTGCTACCCCCAACACTCGTGGGGCGCCCTGGCCAAGAAGCTCTTTGTCGGGGAACTCATCTATCCATGGACGCACACGAGCGCCAAGGGCCACGCCGCCAAAGCCGACTGA
- the pigq gene encoding phosphatidylinositol N-acetylglucosaminyltransferase subunit Q isoform X2 → MLDNKKKEDESAMVLKVFFPQSCNLAASGLLVGRWIPEHDSAVVLAVIHYPFIPSHVKRYIQQMASESRVKLSVLGSWSLPQEGEEGMDSFLRDLGTMFPHQRWLQISRRLGQKGFTCRLLGCTPPPKEVKKSEDEEEENEEEKEKVIFVHYEQRKVMLSQLHPIQNGIPESKDGSLSELRQVFHTVSSSGPLFFLDKYDDGPLKSTHWQSEGREGSIIVELLKRASVPVCMLLRRILAVWTWICSMRVFEVFPLPFLWSKLSSCVQLSYRTQLLKTLSSHKPAENHTQFIRKANVFVSFLVDVGLGLLLASWLYRDNHISMIANMLVPAADHVAKELQDLLQWLMGAPAGLKMNRALDQVLGRFFLYHIHLWINYVHLLSPFMESILWYGGLLACLGLTFALSLLSDMVALLTFHIYCFYVYGARLYCLKIYGLSSLWRLFRGKKWNVLRQRVDSCSYDMDQLFIGTLLFTILLFLLPTTALYYLVFTLLRLVIVLFQGVIHLSVDFINSFPLFAMGLRVCRPYRLAEGVRFRVLSEEPGSALHLLMEINPLKSSAVVDTYRLPTYSCYPQHSWGALAKKLFVGELIYPWTHTSAKGHAAKAD, encoded by the exons ATGCTTGAcaataa GAAGAAAGAAGACGAATCAGCGATGGTTCTGAAGGTGTTCTTCCCTCAAAGCTGCAACCTTGCAGCTAGCGGTCTGCTGGTGGGCCGCTGGATCCCCGAACATGACTCTGCAGTGGTGCTGGCCGTGATCCACTACCCATTCATCCCCAGCCATGTCAAACGCTACATACAGCAG ATGGCGTCCGAGAGCCGAGTGAAACTGTCCGTGTTGGGCTCGTGGAGTTTGCCCCAGGAGGGCGAGGAGGGCATGGACAGCTTCCTAAGGGACCTGGGCACCATGTTCCCCCACCAGCGTTGGCTCCAGATCAGCCGCCGCCTGGGCCAGAAAGGCTTCACCTGCCGCCTCCTCGGATGCACCCCGCCACCGAAGGAGGTGAAGAAGagtgaggatgaggaagaggagaatgaggaagagaaggagaagGTGATCTTTGTCCACTACGAGCAGAGAAAAGTGATGTTGTCACAGCTACATCCCATCCAGAACGGCATCCCAGAATCCAAAGATGGTTCGCTGTCTGAGTTGAGACAG GTGTTCCACACGGTGTCTAGCAGCGGCCCCCTGTTTTTCTTGGACAAATATGACGATGGTCCCCTGAAATCCACCCACTGGCAGTCTGAAGGTCGAGAGGGAAGCATCATTGTGGAGCTCCTGAAACGGGCCTCCGTGCCGGTCTGCATGCTTCTCAGACGGATCCTGGCCGTGTGGACTTGGATCTGCAGCATGCG GGTCTTTGAGGTTTTCCCACTGCCCTTCCTGTGGTCCAAATTGTCGTCCTGTGTACAGCTAAGCTACAGGACCCAGCTCCTCAAGACACTCAGCTCACATAAACCAGCCGAGAATCACACGCAATTCATCAG AAAGGCCAATGTGTTTGTGTCCTTCCTGGTGGATGTGGGTCTGGGTCTTTTGCTGGCCTCCTGGCTCTACAGAGACAACCACATTAGCATGATAGCCAACATGCTAGTTCCTGCTGCTGAT CACGTTGCTAAGGAGCTTCAGGATCTGCTCCAATGGCTCATGGGCGCCCCGGCTGGGCTGAAGATGAACCGGGCCTTGGACCAGGTGTTGGGCCGCTTCTTCCTCTATCACATCCACCTGTGGATCA ATTACGTGCACCTGCTGTCACCATTTATGGAGTCCATCCTGTGGTACGGCGGCCTGTTGGCGTGCCTGGGTTTGACCTTTGCCCTCTCGTTGCTCTCCGACATGGTGGCGCTGCTCACCTTCCACATCTACTGCTTCTACGTCTACGGAGCCAG ACTCTATTGCCTGAAGATCTATGGCCTCTCTTCGCTCTGGCGGCTCTTCAGAGGCAAGAAGTGGAACGTTCTGAGGCAAAGAGTTGACTCCTGTTCCTACGACATGGACCAG CTCTTCATTGGTACGCTGCTGTTTACCATCCTACTTTTCCTGCTGCCGACCACCGCGCTTTACTACTTGGTCTTCACACTg tTGCGTCTTGTGATCGTCCTATTTCAGGGCGTCATCCATCTGAGTGTGGATTTCATCAACTCCTTCCCGCTCTTCGCCATGGGCCTTCGGGTGTGTCGTCCGTACAGACTCGCCG AGGGTGTGAGATTCAGGGTGCTGAGTGAGGAGCCCGGATCTGCTCTTCACCTGCTCATGGAG atTAACCCGCTGAAGAGCAGCGCTGTGGTCGACACTTACCGCTTACCCACTTACAGCTGCTACCCCCAACACTCGTGGGGCGCCCTGGCCAAGAAGCTCTTTGTCGGGGAACTCATCTATCCATGGACGCACACGAGCGCCAAGGGCCACGCCGCCAAAGCCGACTGA
- the pigq gene encoding phosphatidylinositol N-acetylglucosaminyltransferase subunit Q isoform X3: protein MVLKVFFPQSCNLAASGLLVGRWIPEHDSAVVLAVIHYPFIPSHVKRYIQQMASESRVKLSVLGSWSLPQEGEEGMDSFLRDLGTMFPHQRWLQISRRLGQKGFTCRLLGCTPPPKEVKKSEDEEEENEEEKEKVIFVHYEQRKVMLSQLHPIQNGIPESKDGSLSELRQVFHTVSSSGPLFFLDKYDDGPLKSTHWQSEGREGSIIVELLKRASVPVCMLLRRILAVWTWICSMRVFEVFPLPFLWSKLSSCVQLSYRTQLLKTLSSHKPAENHTQFIRKANVFVSFLVDVGLGLLLASWLYRDNHISMIANMLVPAADHVAKELQDLLQWLMGAPAGLKMNRALDQVLGRFFLYHIHLWINYVHLLSPFMESILWYGGLLACLGLTFALSLLSDMVALLTFHIYCFYVYGARSHSRLLYCLKIYGLSSLWRLFRGKKWNVLRQRVDSCSYDMDQLFIGTLLFTILLFLLPTTALYYLVFTLLRLVIVLFQGVIHLSVDFINSFPLFAMGLRVCRPYRLAEGVRFRVLSEEPGSALHLLMEINPLKSSAVVDTYRLPTYSCYPQHSWGALAKKLFVGELIYPWTHTSAKGHAAKAD, encoded by the exons ATGGTTCTGAAGGTGTTCTTCCCTCAAAGCTGCAACCTTGCAGCTAGCGGTCTGCTGGTGGGCCGCTGGATCCCCGAACATGACTCTGCAGTGGTGCTGGCCGTGATCCACTACCCATTCATCCCCAGCCATGTCAAACGCTACATACAGCAG ATGGCGTCCGAGAGCCGAGTGAAACTGTCCGTGTTGGGCTCGTGGAGTTTGCCCCAGGAGGGCGAGGAGGGCATGGACAGCTTCCTAAGGGACCTGGGCACCATGTTCCCCCACCAGCGTTGGCTCCAGATCAGCCGCCGCCTGGGCCAGAAAGGCTTCACCTGCCGCCTCCTCGGATGCACCCCGCCACCGAAGGAGGTGAAGAAGagtgaggatgaggaagaggagaatgaggaagagaaggagaagGTGATCTTTGTCCACTACGAGCAGAGAAAAGTGATGTTGTCACAGCTACATCCCATCCAGAACGGCATCCCAGAATCCAAAGATGGTTCGCTGTCTGAGTTGAGACAG GTGTTCCACACGGTGTCTAGCAGCGGCCCCCTGTTTTTCTTGGACAAATATGACGATGGTCCCCTGAAATCCACCCACTGGCAGTCTGAAGGTCGAGAGGGAAGCATCATTGTGGAGCTCCTGAAACGGGCCTCCGTGCCGGTCTGCATGCTTCTCAGACGGATCCTGGCCGTGTGGACTTGGATCTGCAGCATGCG GGTCTTTGAGGTTTTCCCACTGCCCTTCCTGTGGTCCAAATTGTCGTCCTGTGTACAGCTAAGCTACAGGACCCAGCTCCTCAAGACACTCAGCTCACATAAACCAGCCGAGAATCACACGCAATTCATCAG AAAGGCCAATGTGTTTGTGTCCTTCCTGGTGGATGTGGGTCTGGGTCTTTTGCTGGCCTCCTGGCTCTACAGAGACAACCACATTAGCATGATAGCCAACATGCTAGTTCCTGCTGCTGAT CACGTTGCTAAGGAGCTTCAGGATCTGCTCCAATGGCTCATGGGCGCCCCGGCTGGGCTGAAGATGAACCGGGCCTTGGACCAGGTGTTGGGCCGCTTCTTCCTCTATCACATCCACCTGTGGATCA ATTACGTGCACCTGCTGTCACCATTTATGGAGTCCATCCTGTGGTACGGCGGCCTGTTGGCGTGCCTGGGTTTGACCTTTGCCCTCTCGTTGCTCTCCGACATGGTGGCGCTGCTCACCTTCCACATCTACTGCTTCTACGTCTACGGAGCCAGGTCTCATAGTCGCCT ACTCTATTGCCTGAAGATCTATGGCCTCTCTTCGCTCTGGCGGCTCTTCAGAGGCAAGAAGTGGAACGTTCTGAGGCAAAGAGTTGACTCCTGTTCCTACGACATGGACCAG CTCTTCATTGGTACGCTGCTGTTTACCATCCTACTTTTCCTGCTGCCGACCACCGCGCTTTACTACTTGGTCTTCACACTg tTGCGTCTTGTGATCGTCCTATTTCAGGGCGTCATCCATCTGAGTGTGGATTTCATCAACTCCTTCCCGCTCTTCGCCATGGGCCTTCGGGTGTGTCGTCCGTACAGACTCGCCG AGGGTGTGAGATTCAGGGTGCTGAGTGAGGAGCCCGGATCTGCTCTTCACCTGCTCATGGAG atTAACCCGCTGAAGAGCAGCGCTGTGGTCGACACTTACCGCTTACCCACTTACAGCTGCTACCCCCAACACTCGTGGGGCGCCCTGGCCAAGAAGCTCTTTGTCGGGGAACTCATCTATCCATGGACGCACACGAGCGCCAAGGGCCACGCCGCCAAAGCCGACTGA